One stretch of Janibacter limosus DNA includes these proteins:
- a CDS encoding DUF305 domain-containing protein: MRTFRFITTAATAAAAALIVTGCSASDDSRDTGPSASSQTAADFNQADVTYAQGMTMHHQQAVEMSDLVLDKSGVDPDVTKLAKEIKKAQGPEITTMQGWLEDWGQGSMDHESMGGMDGMDGTDGTDGTDGTDGTDGMDGMVSAEDITALKQADGPAASTLFLTQMIEHHEGAVAMAQQHRKDGKNPEALKLSSTVITDQKAEITKMRTMRSGL; this comes from the coding sequence ATGCGCACTTTCCGCTTCATCACCACCGCAGCGACCGCCGCGGCGGCCGCCCTCATCGTCACCGGCTGCTCCGCGAGCGACGACTCTCGCGACACCGGCCCCTCCGCGAGCAGCCAGACGGCAGCCGACTTCAACCAGGCCGATGTCACCTATGCCCAGGGCATGACCATGCACCACCAGCAGGCCGTCGAGATGTCCGACCTCGTCCTCGACAAGAGCGGTGTCGACCCCGACGTCACGAAGCTGGCCAAGGAGATCAAGAAGGCTCAGGGCCCGGAGATCACCACGATGCAGGGTTGGCTCGAGGACTGGGGCCAGGGCTCCATGGATCACGAATCGATGGGCGGCATGGACGGCATGGACGGCACGGACGGCACGGACGGCACGGACGGCACGGACGGCACGGACGGCATGGACGGCATGGTCAGCGCCGAGGACATCACCGCGCTGAAGCAGGCCGATGGCCCGGCCGCCTCCACGCTCTTCCTCACCCAGATGATCGAGCACCACGAGGGCGCGGTCGCGATGGCCCAGCAGCACCGCAAGGATGGCAAGAACCCCGAGGCCCTCAAGCTGTCCAGCACGGTCATCACGGACCAGAAGGCCGAGATCACGAAGATGCGCACGATGCGCTCCGGGCTCTGA
- a CDS encoding DUF411 domain-containing protein encodes MTALSACADPAGPNAEPTSLPADVAAHGVDAEQLTMTVYKDASCGCCGGWVTHAEEHGFTITTEHPESLATVWQDHDVALDLQSCHLARNPDGHLFVGHVPARHVVEYLADPPQGGRGLSVPAMPRGDAGDGAGRPVRPLLRHADHPWGAERLREGGQGLRSEDLTRSARRPIPFDAFGFLSFGHYGNGNGREHRRGVATLGVLADGSVRAAALRLRVPCWVAPGNDVYATIVA; translated from the coding sequence ATGACTGCCCTGTCCGCCTGCGCGGACCCGGCCGGACCGAACGCCGAGCCCACCTCCCTACCTGCCGATGTAGCAGCCCACGGCGTCGACGCCGAGCAGCTGACGATGACCGTCTACAAGGACGCGTCGTGCGGCTGCTGCGGCGGGTGGGTCACCCACGCCGAGGAGCACGGCTTCACCATCACGACCGAGCACCCCGAGTCACTGGCGACGGTCTGGCAGGACCACGACGTCGCGCTGGACCTCCAGTCGTGCCACCTCGCGCGCAACCCCGACGGCCACCTCTTCGTCGGTCACGTCCCCGCCCGGCACGTCGTGGAGTACCTCGCGGACCCGCCGCAGGGAGGCCGCGGCCTCAGCGTGCCCGCCATGCCCCGTGGGGACGCCGGGGATGGAGCAGGGCGACCGGTTCGACCCCTACTCCGTCATGCTGATCACCCATGGGGAGCCGAGCGTCTTCGCGAAGGTGGCCAAGGCCTCCGATCAGAAGATCTGACCCGCAGCGCCCGCCGTCCCATCCCCTTCGACGCCTTCGGCTTCCTCAGCTTCGGTCACTACGGAAACGGCAACGGGCGTGAGCATCGCCGCGGAGTGGCGACGCTGGGAGTCCTTGCGGACGGCTCGGTGCGCGCGGCAGCATTGCGACTGCGTGTGCCCTGCTGGGTCGCTCCCGGGAATGACGTCTATGCCACAATCGTGGCATGA
- a CDS encoding DUF2191 domain-containing protein: MTRTRLSTTVDAELLASARGALPGLTDAKMLDEALSALVTRHRAAEIEAGYVAYDDHPLDEPDAWGDLASFREAASRS, translated from the coding sequence ATGACTAGAACACGACTCAGCACGACCGTCGACGCCGAGCTGCTCGCCAGTGCTCGCGGCGCCCTCCCCGGGCTCACGGACGCCAAGATGCTCGATGAGGCTCTGTCGGCCCTCGTCACGCGTCACCGCGCTGCCGAGATCGAGGCCGGCTATGTCGCGTATGACGATCACCCACTTGATGAGCCGGATGCCTGGGGTGATCTCGCATCCTTCCGCGAAGCCGCTAGCCGATCATGA
- a CDS encoding type II toxin-antitoxin system PemK/MazF family toxin, with protein MTALPARGEVWWCEMAGIGRRPVVVLSRDSVIPRLRRSLVAPCTTTIRALASEVHLEPGEDPIPLRSAVNLDSVESVSVAVLIERIGRLSDARMREVCAALAIAVDCSS; from the coding sequence ATGACGGCGCTACCCGCTCGGGGTGAGGTGTGGTGGTGCGAGATGGCCGGGATCGGGCGAAGACCCGTCGTCGTGCTCTCCCGCGACTCGGTCATCCCGCGTCTACGCCGATCCCTTGTGGCCCCGTGCACGACGACGATCCGCGCTCTGGCGAGCGAGGTCCACCTTGAGCCGGGCGAGGACCCCATCCCCCTGCGCTCGGCCGTCAACCTGGACTCGGTGGAGAGCGTCTCCGTCGCCGTCCTCATCGAACGGATCGGCCGCTTGTCGGATGCGCGCATGCGCGAAGTGTGTGCGGCTCTCGCGATCGCGGTCGACTGCTCGTCCTGA
- a CDS encoding ArsR/SmtB family transcription factor, whose translation MDAYKQICGLNPDSQYVELAVEVFGLLADATRVRIILALRREDELSVNRIAEAVVKSPAAVSQHLAKLRMARIVSTRQEGQRVFYRLENEHASQLVSDAIFQAEHSVADGHAPAHHHEARDRA comes from the coding sequence ATGGACGCATATAAGCAGATATGCGGATTAAATCCGGACAGTCAGTACGTGGAGCTTGCCGTCGAAGTGTTCGGACTCCTCGCCGACGCGACGAGGGTCCGGATCATCCTGGCCCTGCGCCGCGAGGATGAGCTGTCGGTCAACCGAATCGCTGAGGCCGTCGTCAAGTCGCCCGCTGCGGTCTCCCAGCATCTGGCGAAGCTGCGGATGGCCAGGATCGTGTCGACCCGGCAGGAGGGCCAGCGGGTGTTCTACCGCCTGGAAAATGAGCACGCCTCGCAGCTGGTGTCCGACGCGATCTTCCAGGCCGAACACTCAGTCGCCGACGGGCACGCCCCGGCGCACCACCACGAGGCTCGAGACCGAGCATGA
- a CDS encoding cation diffusion facilitator family transporter: MTQHSHSHPAGFKGFFYEIFVPHSHDAADSIDDAMEAHSEGIRALKISLVLMLGTTVVQAVIVTFSGSVALLADTIHNLSDALTAVPLWIAFVLSRRVATRKYTYGFNRAEDLAGLFIVLMIALSSIVAAYEAIDRMINPRPMDNIGWVIAAGVIGFLGNEAVAVYRIRVGKKIGSAALVADGVHARTDGFTSLAVVVGGIGVVLGFPLADPIVGLLISAMIAVLLIGTVRSVGRRLMDGIEPELVDRAEHALQHLAEVESVESVRLRWVGHRLHGDALVRTSATSLAEADHLAEDAEAAVKKRMPNVDEMTVRVMANVR, encoded by the coding sequence ATGACCCAGCACAGCCACTCGCACCCGGCAGGGTTCAAGGGCTTCTTCTACGAGATCTTCGTGCCGCACTCCCACGACGCTGCCGATTCGATCGACGACGCTATGGAGGCGCACTCCGAGGGCATCCGAGCGCTGAAGATCAGCCTCGTGCTCATGCTTGGCACGACCGTCGTGCAGGCGGTGATCGTCACGTTCTCCGGCTCTGTCGCGCTGCTCGCCGACACGATCCACAATCTCTCCGACGCGCTCACCGCCGTACCCCTGTGGATCGCGTTCGTGCTGTCCCGCCGCGTGGCGACGCGGAAGTACACCTACGGGTTCAACAGGGCAGAGGATCTCGCTGGCCTGTTCATCGTGCTCATGATCGCCCTGTCCTCGATCGTGGCCGCGTACGAGGCGATCGACCGCATGATCAACCCGAGGCCGATGGACAACATCGGCTGGGTGATCGCCGCAGGCGTCATCGGCTTCCTCGGCAACGAGGCCGTCGCCGTCTACCGCATCCGAGTGGGCAAGAAGATCGGCTCGGCGGCCCTTGTCGCCGATGGCGTCCATGCCCGCACCGACGGGTTCACCTCCCTGGCCGTGGTTGTCGGCGGCATCGGGGTCGTGCTCGGCTTCCCGCTTGCCGACCCGATCGTCGGGCTACTCATCTCGGCCATGATCGCCGTACTGTTGATCGGCACCGTCCGCTCGGTCGGACGCCGCCTCATGGACGGGATCGAGCCCGAGCTGGTCGACCGCGCCGAGCATGCGCTGCAGCACCTGGCAGAGGTCGAGTCAGTTGAGAGCGTGCGGCTGCGCTGGGTCGGCCACCGCCTCCACGGCGACGCCCTCGTCCGCACCTCGGCGACAAGCCTGGCCGAGGCCGACCACCTGGCAGAGGATGCCGAGGCCGCGGTGAAGAAACGCATGCCGAATGTTGACGAAATGACCGTCCGGGTCATGGCGAATGTGAGATGA